The stretch of DNA caacaacaacaacgcaagccacaacaaaaacgacaaCGGCGATGTACAGCCCAGGAACAATGTCGAGCGAACAGAATCACCACAGACCGTCGAAGGGACGCCGCTGCTAGATCGCAGCGAGAGTAAAACCTACATGAGCCCCATCGAAAAGCTGCTACTCAAAAATGGCGCTAGCTCACCAAAAAGCACAGGCTTTGAAACGGATCCCGATGACGTGGTACCCCTAGCCACCCGCCTGAAACTTCAGCGAAAGCTGAAGCGTACCGCCAAAACTAGTCCGTCGGCAGAGAAGACAGAGGCAGATACAGCGACTACAAAGATGGATGAAAAAACAGAGAATGCGACTGCGACTACAGAGATAGAAGAAGAGAAAGTAGAAGCGACTTTAGAAGCGGAAACCCCGATAGAGGAAGGAGCGGACATAGTAATGGAAGAGCAGACGATGGAAGCGATTTTGGAGAACGAAGAGCCATCAGAGATGGaagaaaaaatggaaacaaacaatttacaacCAAAAGAAATCACTGACGATGCAGTCATCGAAGACACCGTCCCCATCAACATGAATGTAAAATCTGAGTGCGAGTCCGAGTCTGGGGCATCTTCCTGCGATGTGGAtgaggcagacagcagcagcccgatTAGTTCTTTAGGCagcgaacacacacaagacacgCTGCCAGGCGAACCAGCCGATACGAGTAGCAAAACCATTGAGTCGATTGACGAGCCGAATAACCCAGACTCTGAATTGGCGTGCGCCTTACCATCGGCGGCATCAACAGGCATGAAATCCCCTGGAGATCTGAGCCCGACATCCTTTCGCCAGCCAGAGGATAACGGGTACATGAAGTCGCCGTCTTCGGTGAGTCTGGACAGTGCCAAAGGATTGTCGATAGTCACCGATCCGGGCTGGCCCACCTATCAGGTGGGTGATCTGTATTGGGGAAAGGTCTTTACCTACTGCTACTGGCCGTGCATGGTGTGCCCGGATCCGTATGGTCAGATTGTGGGCAACCCGCCAGCCCATCCACAGCGCACATCCACGGACAACGCGCCCGTGCCCATTCAGGTGCATGTTCGCTTCTTTGCCGATAACGGACGCCGCAACTGGATTAAGCCCGAAAACCTGCTGACCTTTGCCGGCCTCAAGGCATACGAAGATCACCGCGAGGAGGTGCGCATCAAGCATGGCAACAGGAGCGGCAAGTACCGAACGATGGTGCCCAAGCGGTCGAAACTTGAGGTCTGGCGGCAGGCCATCGATGAGGCCAAACTAGTGGCCGAGGTGCCCTATCCCGAGCGACTGGAGAAATTCTATAAGATTTATGAGAGCGTTGTGTGAGTACAGACCAAAGAGAAAGATGCAGAGATCGAAGCTAATCAATGTCCATTTCAGAACCCTTAACAGGCAGAAGCGGAAACGCACCAACTCCATGGCGCAGGACACGTCGGATGTGGGTAGCAGCCTGTACGACTCCACAGACAACTTGCACGCCAAACAGCATCTTCAGTTGATGAGCGTGAAGCGTGAACGCTCGGAGACGCCGGTAAGTCCGGCCTTCTCGCCCGTTAAGAAAAGTCAGAAGCGAACCAAGCGGCGAAAGCTGAGCAAGGGAGCTGAGGCGGAGactggcggcagcagcatgccATCGCAGGCTGGGGGAAGTGCCGAGAACAATGTCACTACCACGATTTCGGAAATCGAAGAATATCGTCACCTATTTGATATCATCCAGGAATATGTGATTGTCCATCGGCACGACGAACAAGTGGACAAGGTTCTTCGGGCCGTAGTTGACAATATCTGGTCATTGAAGAAATTTCAAATGCGCGAAAAACATCGAGAGTTGGCTTGTGCAGCAATTTATCTGAATCGGGAGCTCGACTCGGCCATCGTCCAACGTGACCGCGGCGCTGGCACCACCCAGCGGCTATCCAATCGCCTGAGAACGCTGGTGGAGCGACGGAGCCGTACGCCAGTTGTTACGCCAAGTGGTACGCCGACACCCAACGCCAACAGTGGTGAGGCAGTGGTACTGGAGAGGCGTCTCTCGGAAATTCCAAAGACCAAAAAGCCAGTGAATCGACCCATCGAAGAGGTTGTCGACGATATATTCCAGCTGGACAGCAAGTATCTCTTCCGCGGCCTCAACCGAGGCTCCGTCTGTAAATATTGCTACAAGCCCGGCTCGAATCTGCTGCAGTGCTCGCGTACCTGCCACAGCTGGATGCATGCCGATTGCCTGGAGAGCAAGAAAAGTGGACTGCCCATAACCAAAAAGGACGGAACGAAGCTTAAAGCTTTAGAAGCTGCATCCTCCTCTACCTCTACGTCTACCTCACCGTCGCCCGTTCCCGAAATTGAACACATCACAGGCGACGCTCCTGACGCCTTAGCCACTGTTGCTACGCCTACCATTGAGGTGATCTGCTATGAGTGCAATATTGATGAAGATGCCACCTGTTGCATTTGTCGCCAAGTCTTGCCGCCCCAGTACCCCTCACCGACACCCGGCTCGCCGCTGAAGGAGCCAAGCGAAGCAAAGGAACCCCGACTAGTGGACGGGACGATGATAACGTGTGGCCAAAATATGTGCGGCAGGAAATTCCATGCCGGATGCTGTAAATACTGGCCACAAGCGATCGTCAGCAGCTCCCTGACACGCTGCCCGCTGCACGTATGCCACACGTGCGTCTCGGACAATCCTCGAAAATTCCTACCGGTTGGCAGCTCGAAGCTAACACGATGCGTCAAATGCTCAGCCTCGTATCATCAGGACTCTCGCTGCATACCCGCCGGCAGTCGTATGCTGACCACCACGACCCTCATCTGCCCCCGCCACAATGTGGCCAAGACCGATGCCCATTTGAACGTGCTGTGGTGCTTCATATGCGTCAAGGGCGGGGAGCTACTGTGCTGCGAGACCTGTCCCATTGCCGTGCACTCGGGCTGTCGCGATGTACCGATCGAAAAGCATGAGAACTACATCTGCGAGGAGTGCGAGAGTGGACGGCTGCCGCTCTATGGCGAGATCGTCTGGGCAAAGTTCAACAACTTTCGTTGGTGGCCAGCCATAATTCTGCCACCCACCGAGATACCTCACAACATTCTGAAGAAGGCGCATGGCGAAAGTGAGTTTGTGGTGCGTTTCTTTGGCACACACGACCATGGATGGATACCACGTCGACGTGTCTACCTGTACATCGAGGGGGATAATGGGGAGAAGCTGAAGCCCAAGTCTCAGCTGCACAGGAAATTCTACAACGGCATAGAGGAGGCCACGCGCTTTCTTAAAATCACCAAGGCCAGGCGCCATGAGCAGATGGTGGCGCGCGGCATCAAGGTGAATCCACCACCATACGTGAAAATAAAGATGAACAAGGCAGTGCCGCCTGTGAAGTTCGTGACCAATTCGGAGGAGCATAGCACATGTGATTGCCGGCCCGAGGATGAGCATCCTTGCGGCTCAAACTCCAACTGCCTCAATCGGATGCTGTTCAACGAGTGCCATCCGGAATACTGTCTATGCGGCGACCGCTGCGAGAATCGGATGTTCGAGACCCGCAAATCGCCTCGCTTGGATGTTGTCTATATGAATGACCGAGGATTCGGACTGGTCTGTCGTGAACCCATCGCCGAGGGCGATTTCGTCATCGAGTACGTGGGAGAGGTGATCAATCAAGAGGAGTTCCAGCGTCGTATGCTCGAGAAGCAAACGGCTCGGGACGAGAACTTTTACTTCCTTGGCTTGGAGAAAGACTTTATCATCGATGCCGGCCCAAAAGGAAATCTCGCGCGGTTCATGAATCATTCATGCGAGCCCAACTGCACAACCCAAAAATGGACTGTCAACTGCAGCCATCGTGTGGGACTCTTTGCCATTAAAGACATTCCAGCGGTAGGCATTAATagtgaacaacaacaaaagtattCCAGATATTATAATCATTCATCATCATTCATTTGCTCATGCAGGAAACGGAGCTGACTTTCAACTATTTGTGGGATGATCTGCTGAATGACAAGAAGAAAGCCTGCCACTGTGGCTCGGAACGTTGCTCCGGGGAGATAGGCGGCAAACTGAAAGAAAAGGTAAAGTATTTTCAGTCTTTTCATTTAGCTTTCTGTAACATATCCACTCTTTTTATGCAGGCCACCACTTTAAAGCTAAAGCAACTGCAACGCAGCAGAACCTCTGCCATTCGCATCCAAGTGCCTCCGGCCAAGAGGGCTAAGAAATCTGTGCCCAAAGTCAAGCACGTGAGCGCCGACGACGAGCCACAAGAGACTAAAAAGGATCAGTAAAAcgaaaggagagaaagagcagatttttttgcatttttttttgctttttaccATTTTCTATTATTGCTGTTATAGCCATTGCTATAAATGCTGGCACTTCAATGGATTATGAAGAATCATTCACTACTTTTGATTAAGCGAATATTTATTCCCCACATGTTACGTTTATCGAGATATCAGTTCAGACAATTGTTCACACAGTCAAGAGGGCAAAGAAGTCTGTGCCCAAAGTGAAATACGGATCAGCCACAATAGACCAAAAAGGATCAGTAAACGAAAGGAcaatttttttacattttttttttctttttagcattttctatttttgctGTTATAGCCATTTCTATAAATGCTGGCACTTCAATGGATTATGAAGAATCATTCACTACTTTTTATTAAGCGAATATTTATTCCTCACATGTTACGTTTATCGAGATATCAGTTCAGACAATTGTTCACACAGTACAGAAAGTTCTCGCTATACTTTGAATatcatttcaaaaataaaacacgcTACGAAAGTGTAATGTTTTAAGTGTTCTATTTGTCTAACATATAAAATTATAAAGGTTTAATCAATCAGTTCAGTATAGTGTAGATTAAtttctgttcattttttttagctttttgtttcgctttatgcatattaaaaatgaTGTAAATGAATTTGTTCATATATTTCGTTGGTTGTTTTGTCGCTTAGCTACGGTTTAAAGCTGAGCACTttggcatacatatatggatatggatatatatatacatatatatatcgtTTAACTCTCGTATGACTATAAAACTAGACATATTTTAGTCGTAAGATCCTAGGAGTATGCACTTTAATCTTAAGtgggatatacatacatacactatacacaccacaccacacggtggaggtggagcaaAAGAAACGTCGAGCGAGTCgagtgccaaaaataaatcaaaaccaTTCGGTTGTTAGGGGTTGTTGATCCTAAAGTAGCCATCATTTAATTTT from Drosophila subobscura isolate 14011-0131.10 chromosome O, UCBerk_Dsub_1.0, whole genome shotgun sequence encodes:
- the LOC117899013 gene encoding probable histone-lysine N-methyltransferase Mes-4 isoform X2 codes for the protein MKLSAGTHSETGGVGAQSNGSFTADASDATDDAAAGNAKSVASASQITEHLETVKGEQRRRAAATHDGDLDFPENDLNSSLSPKNALLATKKLQRLSSNRKRDLINLQSALSPKYIGYANANSPTPLSDSDDTVRTTRRRVNQAAALNNNNNNASHNKNDNGDVQPRNNVERTESPQTVEGTPLLDRSESKTYMSPIEKLLLKNGASSPKSTGFETDPDDVVPLATRLKLQRKLKRTAKTSPSAEKTEADTATTKMDEKTENATATTEIEEEKVEATLEAETPIEEGADIVMEEQTMEAILENEEPSEMEEKMETNNLQPKEITDDAVIEDTVPINMNVKSECESESGASSCDVDEADSSSPISSLGSEHTQDTLPGEPADTSSKTIESIDEPNNPDSELACALPSAASTGMKSPGDLSPTSFRQPEDNGYMKSPSSVSLDSAKGLSIVTDPGWPTYQVGDLYWGKVFTYCYWPCMVCPDPYGQIVGNPPAHPQRTSTDNAPVPIQVHVRFFADNGRRNWIKPENLLTFAGLKAYEDHREEVRIKHGNRSGKYRTMVPKRSKLEVWRQAIDEAKLVAEVPYPERLEKFYKIYESVVTLNRQKRKRTNSMAQDTSDVGSSLYDSTDNLHAKQHLQLMSVKRERSETPVSPAFSPVKKSQKRTKRRKLSKGAEAETGGSSMPSQAGGSAENNVTTTISEIEEYRHLFDIIQEYVIVHRHDEQVDKVLRAVVDNIWSLKKFQMREKHRELACAAIYLNRELDSAIVQRDRGAGTTQRLSNRLRTLVERRSRTPVVTPSGTPTPNANSGEAVVLERRLSEIPKTKKPVNRPIEEVVDDIFQLDSKYLFRGLNRGSVCKYCYKPGSNLLQCSRTCHSWMHADCLESKKSGLPITKKDGTKLKALEAASSSTSTSTSPSPVPEIEHITGDAPDALATVATPTIEVICYECNIDEDATCCICRQVLPPQYPSPTPGSPLKEPSEAKEPRLVDGTMITCGQNMCGRKFHAGCCKYWPQAIVSSSLTRCPLHVCHTCVSDNPRKFLPVGSSKLTRCVKCSASYHQDSRCIPAGSRMLTTTTLICPRHNVAKTDAHLNVLWCFICVKGGELLCCETCPIAVHSGCRDVPIEKHENYICEECESGRLPLYGEIVWAKFNNFRWWPAIILPPTEIPHNILKKAHGESEFVVRFFGTHDHGWIPRRRVYLYIEGDNGEKLKPKSQLHRKFYNGIEEATRFLKITKARRHEQMVARGIKVNPPPYVKIKMNKAVPPVKFVTNSEEHSTCDCRPEDEHPCGSNSNCLNRMLFNECHPEYCLCGDRCENRMFETRKSPRLDVVYMNDRGFGLVCREPIAEGDFVIEYVGEVINQEEFQRRMLEKQTARDENFYFLGLEKDFIIDAGPKGNLARFMNHSCEPNCTTQKWTVNCSHRVGLFAIKDIPAETELTFNYLWDDLLNDKKKACHCGSERCSGEIGGKLKEKLKQLQRSRTSAIRIQVPPAKRAKKSVPKVKHVSADDEPQETKKDQ
- the LOC117899013 gene encoding probable histone-lysine N-methyltransferase Mes-4 isoform X1, producing MKLSAGTHSETGGVGAQSNGSFTADASDATDDAAAGNAKSVASASQITEHLETVKGEQRRRAAATHDGDLDFPENDLNSSLSPKNALLATKKLQRLSSNRKRDLINLQSALSPKYIGYANANSPTPLSDSDDTVRTTRRRVNQAAALNNNNNNASHNKNDNGDVQPRNNVERTESPQTVEGTPLLDRSESKTYMSPIEKLLLKNGASSPKSTGFETDPDDVVPLATRLKLQRKLKRTAKTSPSAEKTEADTATTKMDEKTENATATTEIEEEKVEATLEAETPIEEGADIVMEEQTMEAILENEEPSEMEEKMETNNLQPKEITDDAVIEDTVPINMNVKSECESESGASSCDVDEADSSSPISSLGSEHTQDTLPGEPADTSSKTIESIDEPNNPDSELACALPSAASTGMKSPGDLSPTSFRQPEDNGYMKSPSSVSLDSAKGLSIVTDPGWPTYQVGDLYWGKVFTYCYWPCMVCPDPYGQIVGNPPAHPQRTSTDNAPVPIQVHVRFFADNGRRNWIKPENLLTFAGLKAYEDHREEVRIKHGNRSGKYRTMVPKRSKLEVWRQAIDEAKLVAEVPYPERLEKFYKIYESVVTLNRQKRKRTNSMAQDTSDVGSSLYDSTDNLHAKQHLQLMSVKRERSETPVSPAFSPVKKSQKRTKRRKLSKGAEAETGGSSMPSQAGGSAENNVTTTISEIEEYRHLFDIIQEYVIVHRHDEQVDKVLRAVVDNIWSLKKFQMREKHRELACAAIYLNRELDSAIVQRDRGAGTTQRLSNRLRTLVERRSRTPVVTPSGTPTPNANSGEAVVLERRLSEIPKTKKPVNRPIEEVVDDIFQLDSKYLFRGLNRGSVCKYCYKPGSNLLQCSRTCHSWMHADCLESKKSGLPITKKDGTKLKALEAASSSTSTSTSPSPVPEIEHITGDAPDALATVATPTIEVICYECNIDEDATCCICRQVLPPQYPSPTPGSPLKEPSEAKEPRLVDGTMITCGQNMCGRKFHAGCCKYWPQAIVSSSLTRCPLHVCHTCVSDNPRKFLPVGSSKLTRCVKCSASYHQDSRCIPAGSRMLTTTTLICPRHNVAKTDAHLNVLWCFICVKGGELLCCETCPIAVHSGCRDVPIEKHENYICEECESGRLPLYGEIVWAKFNNFRWWPAIILPPTEIPHNILKKAHGESEFVVRFFGTHDHGWIPRRRVYLYIEGDNGEKLKPKSQLHRKFYNGIEEATRFLKITKARRHEQMVARGIKVNPPPYVKIKMNKAVPPVKFVTNSEEHSTCDCRPEDEHPCGSNSNCLNRMLFNECHPEYCLCGDRCENRMFETRKSPRLDVVYMNDRGFGLVCREPIAEGDFVIEYVGEVINQEEFQRRMLEKQTARDENFYFLGLEKDFIIDAGPKGNLARFMNHSCEPNCTTQKWTVNCSHRVGLFAIKDIPAETELTFNYLWDDLLNDKKKACHCGSERCSGEIGGKLKEKATTLKLKQLQRSRTSAIRIQVPPAKRAKKSVPKVKHVSADDEPQETKKDQ